From Salminus brasiliensis chromosome 21, fSalBra1.hap2, whole genome shotgun sequence, a single genomic window includes:
- the LOC140543330 gene encoding myosin heavy chain, fast skeletal muscle-like — MGDGEMECFGPAAIYLRKPEKERIEAQNKPFDAKTAVFVAEPAEMYLKGTLKSKEGGKATVETLCGKTLTVKEDEVFPMNPPKFDKIEDMAMMTHLNEPCVLYNLKERYAAWMIYTYSGLFCVTVNPYKWLPVYDAVVVNGYRGKKRIEAPPHIFSISDNAYQFMLTDRENQSVLITGESGAGKTVNTKRVIQYFATIAVTGKKTESVPGKMQGSLEDQIIAANPLLEAYGNAKTIRNDNSSRFGKFIRIHFGQTGKLASADIETYLLEKSRVTFQLSAERSYHIFYQLMTGHKPELLEALLITTNPYDYHMISQGEITVKSINDVEEFIATDTAIDILGFSSEEKINIYKLTGAVIHHGNMKFKQKQREEQAEPDGTEVADKIAYLMGLNSADMLKALCYPRVKVGNEFVTKGQTVPQVNNSVMALCKSVYEKMFLWMVVRINEMLDTKQPRQFFIGVLDIAGFEIFDFNSLEQLCINFTNEKLQQFFNHHMFVLEQEEYKKEGIEWEFIDFGMDLAACIELIEKPMGIFSILEEECMFPKATDTSFKNKLYDQHLGKCNAFQKPKPAKGKAEAHFSLVHYAGTVDYNIAGWLDKNKDPLNDSVVQLYQKSANKLLSLLYLSHASAEGGKKAGKKKGGSFQTVSALFRENLGKLMTNLRSTHPHFVRCLIPNESKTPGLMENFLVIHQLRCNGVLEGIRICRKGFPSRILYGDFKQRYKVLNASVIPEGQFIDNKKASEKLLGSIDVDHTQYKFGHTKVFFKAGLLGTLEEMRDEKLASLVTMTQALCRGYLMRREFVKMMERRESIYSIQYNIRSFMNVKHWPWMKLYFKIKPLLKSAETEKEMAAMKENYEKMKEDLAKALAKKKDLEEKMVSLLQEKNDLQLQVTSESENLSDAEERCEGLIKSKIQLEAKLKETTERLEDEEEINAELTAKKRKLEDECSELKKDIDDLELTLAKVEKEKHATENKVKNLTEEMTAQDESIAKLTKEKKALQEAHQQTLDDLQAEEDKVNTLTKSKTKLEQQVDDLEGSLEQEKKLRMDLERAKRKLEGDLKLAQESIMDLENDKQQSEEKIKKKDFETSQLLSKIEDEQSLGAQLQKKIKELQARIEELEEEIEAERAARAKVEKQRADLSRELEEISERLEEAGGATAAQIEMNKKREAEFQKLRRDLEESTLQHEATAAALRKKQADSVAELGEQIDNLQRVKQKLEKEKSEYKMEIDDLSSNMEAVAKAKANLEKMCRTLEDQLSELKAKSDEHVRQLNDISAQRARLQTENGEFGRQLEEKEALVSQLTRGKQAYTQQIEELKRQIEEEVKAKNALAHAVQSARHDCDLLREQFEEEQEAKAELQRGMSKANSEVAQWRSKYETDAIQRTEELEESKKKLAQRLQDAEESIEAVNSKCASLEKTKQRLQGEVEDLMIDVERANALAANLDKKQRNFDKVLAEWKQKYEEGQAELEGAQKEARSLSTELFKMKNSYEEALDQLETLKRENKNLQQEISDLTEQIGETGKTIHELEKAKKTVETEKSEIQTALEEAEGTLEHEESKILRIQLELNQVKSEIDRKLAEKDEEMEQIKRNSQRVIESMQSTLDSEVRSRNDALRVKKKMEGDLNEMEIQLSHANRQAAEAQKQLRNVQGQLKDAQLHLDDAVRGQEDMKEQVAMVERRNNLMLAEIEELRSALEQTERGRKVAEQELVDASERVALLHSQNTSLLNTKKKLEADFVQIQGEVDDTVQEARNAEEKAKKAITDAAMMAEELKKEQDTSAHLERMKKNLEITVKDLQHRLDEAENLAMKGGKKQLQKLESRVRELESEVEAEQRRGADAIKGVRKYERRVKELTYQTEEDKKNVTRLQDLVDKLQLKVKAYKRQAEEAEEQANTHLSKFRKVQHELEEAQERADIAETQVNKLRAKSREAGKGKEAE, encoded by the exons ATGggggatggagagatggagtgTTTTGGCCCGGCGGCCATCTACCTCCGCAAGCCGGAAAAGGAGAGGATTGAGGCTCAGAACAAACCCTTTGATGCTAAAACAGCCGTCTTTGTTGCTGAGCCTGCTGAGATGTACCTGAAGGGTACACTGAAGAGTAAAGAGGGTGGTAAAGCCACTGTCGAAACTCTGTGTGGAAAA ACCCTCACAGTTAAGGAAGACGAAGTCTTTCCCATGAACCCTCCCAAGTTCGACAAAATTGAGGACATGGCCATGATGACCCACCTCAACGAGCCTTGTGTGCTGTACAACCTCAAAGAGCGTTACGCAGCATGGATGATCTAC ACCTACTCAGGGTTGTTCTGCGTCACTGTGAACCCCTACAAGTGGCTCCCAGTGTATGATGCAGTCGTAGTGAATGGCTACAGAGGCAAGAAGAGAATTGAAGCCCCACCCCACATCTTCTCCATCTCTGATAACGCCTATCAATTCATGCTCACAG ATCGTGAAAACCAGTCTGTCCTGATTAC TGGAGAATCTGGTGCAGGAAAGACTGTGAACACCAAACGTGTCATCCAGTACTTTGCAACAATTGCAGTGACTGGAAAGAAGACAGAGTCTGTTCCTGGCAAAATGCAG GGTTCACTGGAGGACCAAATCATTGCAGCCAACCCCCTGCTGGAGGCTTATGGTAATGCCAAGACCATCAGAAATGACAACTCCTCTCGTTTT GGTAAATTTATCAGAATTCATTTTGGACAAACTGGCAAACTGGCCTCAGCTGACATTGAAACCT ATCTGCTGGAAAAGTCAAGAGTCACTTTCCAGCTGTCTGCTGAGAGGAGCTACCACATCTTCTACCAGCTCATGACTGGACACAAGCCAGAGCTGCTTG aggcactgctcatcaccacCAACCCCTATGACTACCATATGATCAGCCAGGGTGAAATCACAGTCAAGAGCATCAATGATGTGGAGGAGTTTATTGCCACAGAT ACTGCTATTGACATCTTGGGCTTCAGCAGTGAGGAAAAAATTAACATCTACAAGCTGACTGGTGCTGTGATCCATCATGGAAACATGAAGTTCaagcagaagcagagagaggagcaggCTGAGCCTGATGGCACTGAGG TGGCTGATAAAATCGCCTACCTCATGGGCCTGAACTCTGCTGACATGCTGAAAGCTCTGTGCTACCCCAGAGTGAAGGTCGGAAATGAGTTTGTGACCAAAGGCCAGACTGTACCTCAG GTGAACAATTCTGTCATGGCTCTTTGTAAATCAGTCTATGAGAAAATGTTCTTGTGGATGGTCGTGCGTATCAATGAGATGTTGGACACAAAGCAGCCAAGGCAGTTCTTCATTGGTGTGCTGGACATCGCAGGATTTGAGATCTTTGAT TTCAACAGCTTGGAGCAGCTCTGCATTAACTTCACAAATGAGAAACTGCAACAGTTCTTCAACCACCACATGTTTGTACTGGAACAAGAGGAGTACAAGAAAGAGGGAATTGAGTGGGAGTTCATTGACTTTGGTATGGACTTGGCCGCCTGCATTGAGCTGATTGAGAAG CCAATGGGCATCTTCTCCATCCTGGAAGAGGAGTGCATGTTCCCCAAGGCAACAGACACATCCTTCAAGAACAAGCTGTACGACCAGCATCTTGGCAAATGTAATGCCTTCCAAAAGCCAAAGCCAGCCAAGGGTAAAGCAGAAGCTCACTTCTCTCTGGTGCACTACGCCGGAACTGTGGACTACAACATTGCTGGCTGGTTGGACAAGAACAAGGAccctctgaatgactctgttgtGCAGCTGTACCAGAAATCAGCAAACAAACTGCTGTCCTTACTGTATTTAAGTCATGCATCTGCTGAAG GTGGCAAAAAGGCTGGCAAGAAGAAGGGAGGTTCCTTCCAGACGGTGTCTGCTCTGTTCAGG GAGAATCTAGGCAAGCTGATGACCAACTTGAGAAGCACTCATCCTCACTTTGTGCGCTGCTTAATTCCTAATGAGTCCAAGACTCCAG GTCTGATGGAGAACTTCTTGGTTATCCACCAGCTGAGGTGTAATGGTGTGCTGGAGGGTATCAGAATCTGCAGAAAAGGATTTCCCAGCAGAATCCTCTACGGTGACTTCAAGCAAAG GTACAAAGTATTGAATGCCAGTGTCATCCCAGAGGGACAGTTCATTGACAACAAGAAAGCCTCAGAGAAACTCTTGGGCTCCATTGATGTGGACCATACCCAGTACAAGTTTGGTCACACCAAA GTATTCTTCAAAGCTGGTCTGCTGGGTACCCTTGAGGAGATGCGAGATGAGAAATTGGCTTCTCTGGTGACCATGACTCAGGCTTTGTGCCGTGGCTACCTTATGAGGAGAGAGTTTGTCAAGATGATGGAGAGGAG AGAGTCGATCTATTCCATTCAGTACAACATCCGCTCATTCATGAATGTGAAACACTGGCCATGGATGAAGCTGTACTTCAAGATCAAGCCTCTGCTGAAGAgtgcagagacagagaaagaaatggCTGCCATGAAGGAGAATTATGAGAAAATGAAGGAGGATCTGGCAAAGGCACTGGCCAAGAAGAAAGATCTTGAGGAGAAGATGGTGTCACTTCTTCAGGAGAAAAATGACCTGCAACTGCAAGTTACATCT gAATCTGAGAACCTCTCAGATGCTGAGGAAAGGTGTGAGGGGCTCATCAAGAGTAAGATCCAGCTTGAAGCCAAACTCAAAGAGACAACTGAGAGactggaggatgaggaggaaatCAATGCTGAGCTGACCGCCAAGAAAAGGAAACTGGAGGATGAGTGCTCTGAGCTGAAGAAGGATATTGATGATCTGGAGCTCACCTTGGCTAAAGTGGAGAAGGAGAAACATGCCACTGAGAACAAG GTTAAAAACTTGACTGAGGAGATGACTGCTCAGGATGAGAGCATTGCTAAACTCACCAAAGAGAAGAAAGCACTCCAAGAGGCACACCAGCAGACTCTGGATGATCTCCAGGCAGAGGAAGACAAAGTCAACACTCTGACTAAATCCAAGACAAAGCTTGAACAACAAGTGGATGAT CTTGAAGGTTCACTGGAGCAAGAGAAGAAACTCCGTATGGACCTTGAGAGAGCCAAGAGGAAGCTTGAGGGTGACTTGAAACTGGCCCAGGAGTCCATAATGGATCTGGAGAATGATAAGCAGCAGTCTGAGGAAAAGATCAAGAA GAAAGACTTTGAAACCAGCCAACTTCTCAGCAAGATTGAGGATGAACAGTCTTTGGGTGCTCAGCTTCAGAAGAAGATTAAAGAACTCCAG GCTCGTATtgaagagctggaggaggaaattGAGGCTGAGCGTGCAGCTCGAGCTAAAGTTGAGAAGCAGAGAGCTGATCTCTCCAGGGAACTTGAAGAGATCAGTGAGAGGCTCGAGGAGGCTGGTGGTGCCACTGCTGCTCAGATTGAGATGAATAAGAAGCGTGAGGCTGAGTTCCAGAAGCTGCGCCGTGATCTAGAAGAATCCACTCTGCAGCATGAAGCCACAGCTGCTGCTCTCCGCAAGAAACAAGCTGACAGTGTTGCTGAGCTTGGAGAGCAGATCGACAACCTTCAGAGGGTCAAACAGAagctggagaaagagaagagtgaATATAAGATGGAGATAGATGACCTGTCCAGCAACATGGAGGCTGTGGCAAAAGCAAAG GCAAATCTAGAGAAGATGTGTCGTACTCTTGAGGATCAGCTGAGTgaactcaaagctaaaagtgATGAACACGTCCGTCAACTGAATGACATCAGTGCACAAAGAGCACGACTTCAGACTGAGAATG GGGAATTTGGCCgtcagctggaggagaaggaagcACTTGTTTCTCAGCTGACCAGAGGAAAACAAGCTTACACACAGCAGATTGAGGAACTCAAGAGACAAATTGAGGAGGAAGTTAAG GCAAAGAACGCTCTGGCTCATGCTGTACAATCAGCTCGTCATGACTGTGACCTGCTCAGAGAGCAGTTTGAGGAAGAGCAGGAGGCCAAGGCTGAGCTTCAGCGTGGAATGTCCAAGGCCAACAGTGAGGTGGCTCAGTGGAGAAGCAAATACGAGACCGATGCCATCCAGCGTACTGAGGAGCTTGAGGAGTCCAA GAAAAAGCTTGCCCAGCGTCTGCAGGATGCTGAGGAATCTATTGAAGCTGTGAACTCCAAGTGTGCCTCTCTGGAGAAGACCAAGCAGAGACTGCAGGGTGAAGTGGAGGACCTCATGATTGATGTTGAGAGAGCCAATGCATTAGCTGCAAACCTTGACAAGAAGCAAAGGAACTTTGACAAG GTGCTGGCAGAATGGAAGCAGAAGTATGAAGAAGGTCAGGCTGAGCTGGAAGgagctcagaaagaggctcGCTCTCTCAGCACTGAGCTCTTTAAGATGAAGAACTCATATGAGGAAGCTCTTGACCAGTTGGAGACCCtcaagagagagaacaagaattTGCAGC AGGAGATCTCTGACCTGACTGAACAGATTGGTGAGACTGGAAAGACCATCCATGAACTGGAGAAGGCAAAGAAGACAGTGGAGACGGAGAAATCAGAAATCCAGACTGCTCTTGAGGAAGCTGAG GGCACACTTGAGCATGAGGAGTCCAAGATTCTTCGTATTCAGCTGGAGCTCAACCAAGTAAAGAGTGAGATTGACAGGAAGCTGGCTGAAAAGGATGAGGAGATGGAGCAGATTAAGAGGAACAGCCAGAGAGTTATTGAGTCCATGcagagcactctggactctgaggtCAGAAGCAGGAATGATGCCCTCAGAGTCAAGAAGAAAATGGAGGGAGATCTTAACGAGATGGAGATTCAGCTGAGCCATGCCAACCGTCAGGCTGCTGAGGCCCAGAAACAGCTCAGAAACGTCCAAGGACAGCTGAAG GATGCCCAACTGCACCTTGACGATGCTGTTAGAGGACAGGAAGACATGAAGGAGCAGGTTGCCATGGTGGAGCGCAGGAATAACCTGATGCTGGCCGAGATCGAGGAGCTGAGATCTGCACtggaacagacagagagaggccgCAAAGTGGCTGAACAGGAGCTGGTGGATGCCAGTGAACGTGTGGCACTGCTGCACTCTCAG AATACCAGCTTACTGAACACCAAGAAAAAGCTTGAGGCAGATTTTGTGCAGATCCAAGGTGAGGTGGATGATACAGTCCAGGAGGCCAGAAATGCTGAAGAGAAGGCTAAGAAGGCCATTACTGAT GCTGCCATGATGgcagaggagctgaagaaagaaCAGGACACCAGTGCTCATCTGGAGAGGATGAAGAAGAACCTTGAAATTACTGTCAAAGATCTGCAGCATCGTCTGGACGAGGCTGAAAACCTGGCCATGAAGGGTGGAAAGAAACAGCTCCAGAAACTTGAGTCTAGG GTGCGTGAGCTGGAGTCTGAGGTTGAAGCTGAGCAGAGACGTGGTGCTGATGCCATTAAAGGAGTTCGCAAATATGAGAGGAGAGTAAAAGAGCTCACCTACCAG ACTGAGGAAGACAAGAAGAATGTGACTAGACTGCAGGACCTGGTGGATAAATTGCAGCTTAAAGTGAAGGCCTACAAGAGACAGGCTGAGGAAGCT GAAGAGCAGGCCAACACTCACCTGTCTAAGTTCAGGAAGGTGCAGCATGAGCTGGAGGAGGCTCAGGAGCGTGCTGACATTGCTGAGACCCAGGTTAACAAGCTAAGAGCCAAGAGCCGAGAAGCTGGAAAG GGCAAAGAGGCAGAATAA